The Candidatus Limnocylindrales bacterium genomic sequence AGAACGTGAAGCTGATCCTGATGGAGCCGTGGCACGAGCGCCGCACGCCGGACCTCGTCGCGCAGCAGACCGGCGCAAAAGTCGTCGAGTTCGCCGCGCAGGTCGGCGGCAGCGCCGACATCCCCGACTATCCCGCGCTTTGCCGGAGCATCACGACCCAGCTCGTCGATGCGCTGAAGAAATAGGAGCGAGGATCCTGTTGAACACCCTCATCGAATTTCGTGACGTCACGCTCGGCTACCGCCGGCACGTCGTGCTGTCCGGGCTCAGCTTTGCGATCGACGAAGGCGAGTTCTTCGGAATCGTCGGCGCCAACGGCTCGGGCAAGACCACGATCCTGCGCGCGATGCTCGGAATCATCTCTCCGACGGCAGGCCGCATCGAGTTCGCCGGACGCCAAGAGCGGATGCGCTTCGGGTACGTGCCGCAGAAGGCCCACATCGACGAGCTGTTCCCGTTCACGGCGCGCGAGATCGTACTGATGGGCCGCTACGGCCTGCTGCCTCCCGGCCGCCGTCCGACCGACGAGGACCGGCGCATTGCCGAGCAGCAACTCGAGCACGTCGGCATCGGCGCGCTTGCCGGCAAGCGGTTTCGCGACATGTCGGGAGGCCAGAAGCAGCGCACGCTGTTCGCGCGCGCGCTGGCTGCCGAGGCGAAGGTGCTGCTGATGGACGAGCCGACCGAAGGCATGGACCTCGAAGGCCAGCACGCGATTCTGGAGCTGATCGGTCGCCTCCGCGCCGAAAGCGGCGTCAGCGTCGTGTACGTCACGCATCGCCTCAACGAGCTCGCAGACTCCGCGGAGCGTCTGCTGCTGCTTCACGACGGACAGGTGCAGGTCGGTCCGACCGAGGAGCTGCTGACGCCACAGGTGCTGTACCAGATGTACGGCGTTCACGCGGCGGTCGAGATGGTGGCCGGCAAGCGGGTGATCGTTCTATGAGCAAGCTCGTCGAGATGTTCCAGCAGGATTTCATGATCAACGTGCTTGCCGGCACGATGATCGTAGCCGCCATCTGCTCGTACCTCGGGGTGTTCATCGTGCTGCGGCGTGCGGTGTTCGTGGGAGCGGCGCTCGCGCAGGTCAGCTCGCTCGGCGTCGCGCTGGCGCTGTTCCTGACCGGGATCCTCGAGAGCTGGCACGGCATGCATGCCGAGCTGCCGCCGCAGCCGATCGCGCTCGCGCTGACGGTGGTTGCGGCGGTGGCGATGGCAGCGCAGCGGCGCGAAGGGCACCTTCCGCGCGAGACGCTGATCGGCGTCTCTTATGCGGCCGCGTCGGGCCTTGCGATCCTCGTGGTCGCGGTCAGCACCCACGCAGAGTCCGAAGTGCTCAACCTGATGTTCGGCAACGTGCTCGCGATCGACAGCGGCGAGGTCTTCCTGCTCGCGATGCTCGGGCTGTCGGTCGCGATCGTGCACGCGGTATTCTTCAAGGAGTTCGTGTTCGTATCGTTCGATCCCGACATGGCGACAGCTCTCGGGGTCAACGCGCGGCTGTGGAACGTCGTGCTGTTCCTGACGATCGGCGTCACCATCTCGCTCGCGATCCGTGCCGCCGGCGCGCTCGTCGTGTTCGATTTCCTCGTGCTGCCGGCGGCCACCGCGCTGGTTCTCGGCCGCAGCATCCGGTTCGCATTCGCCACGGCGATCGTGGTCGGGGTCGCGAGCAGCGTGGCCGGCATCTCGATCTCGTACGTTGCCGATCTGCCGAGCGGGCCGACGATCGTCGCGGTCAGCACTGCTGTGCTGCTTACGGTGATGGCGGGTCGCAAGCTCGCGACCTGAGAAGTCCGTTCAGGCCGGCCGCTGCCAGCACGACCGTCGCCAGATCGGACGGCGTATGCATGCGCGGCTCTCCGAAAAAGGTACTGACGACGAGAAACGCGACGAACACCGATCCGAGCAGCGGCAGAAGAAAACCGTTCGAGCGATAGAGGCATACCGTTCCGGCCAGCGCGAAGGGAATCAGCAGCAGGTACGAAGTGACCCACGCCCAGATCGGAGACAGCCCCATCCCCATCCAGCTCGCCGTCAGCTGGACAGTCTGCGTCGGACGATACACGCCGACGGTGCGACCGAGCCGGGCCGCGATCACGAGGGGAAGGCGATCGAGATGGGCGGACATGTTGTGCAGGGCGGCGCGGATACAGATGGGGCTTTGCTCGGATCGGTCGAGTCCTTTCGCTTCGCCCCATCCGCATCCGTCGAACGCCATGCCGTTGTAGAAGTATCCAAGGAACTCGCCGCCATAGGTCCATGGCGGGCAGTTGCCGGCGAGCAGCGCAGGGCCGGAATTGGTCGAAAGAATGACCGGCTGGGCGAAGCGCCTGCTGTTGTAGATGGTCCACGGTGAGATCACCGTAACGAAAGCGAGTACGGCGCCGACGAGCCATGAAATCCTCTGGCTCGGCGCGAGCCCCGGGACGCGAAAGAGCACGGGCGCGACGACGATGGCGAGAAGCGCGGACTGCTCGGAGCGAACCAGCGCCAGCAACCCGCAGACTGCACCAACGCCTAAGCAGCGATGGAGGGTTGGATCATCGCGAAGGTTGGCGACGAGAAGCATGAAGATGCCGATCAGCACAAGACCGAGAGGCTCCGACAGCACGTTGGCCTCGACGACCCAGAACCCCGGGTACAGAGCGGCAGCGAACGCGGCGAGTATGCCGGACCTGTTGCCCGCGTAGCGACGTCCGACCGCCCCGGCCACGGCGATGAGCGCCAGTCCGACGACGACGGTCGTCAGCTGGTGTGCACGAAGGCTACGGCCGCCGAGCGCCGAGACGAGACCCAGCAGCGTCACCCAGGCGGGAGGATGGTGCGCGATCGGCTGGCCGACGTCGCCCCAGCCCGATGTGTAGCCAAGACCATCCGCGAGACGCAGCGCCTCGACGCTGTAGGAGAACCCATCGCCGCCGACAAAAGGTCGCCCGTCGGTGAATACGCAAGTCAGGCGGACCGCCGCGCCAAGCGCAACGGCTGCCAGGACTCCAACGCGAAAACGCGCATCGGGGCGCTGGTCATTCTCAGTGCTGCGAAGGCACATTGGATGCCACCAGCCACCACAACATGGCGGCAATGCTACGGCGAGCAGACGGCGGCTGTGGCGCGGACGCCGTTGCCGCAGGGACTTACTTTGCGAGCCCTTTCACTTTCTCGGTCATCTCCGGCACGGCCTGGAACAGGTCGGCGACGAGCCCGTAGTCGGCAACCTGGAAGATCGGCGCTTCGGCGTCCTTGTTGATCGCGACGATGACCTTCGAGTCCTTCATGCCGGCCAGATGCTGGATCGCACCCGAGATGCCGACGGCGACGTACAAGGTCGGCGCGACGACTTTTCCGGTCTGTCCGACCTGGAGGTCGTTCGGTACGTAGCCGGCGTCGACGGCGGCGCGGCTTGCGCCCATCGCGGCGCCGAGCGCATCGCACAGCGGCGCGAGCACGGTCGTGAAGTTCTCACCGTTCTTGAGGCCGCGCCCCCCGGAGACGACGCGCGTGGCTTCGGTGAGCACCGGGCGGTCGGACTTGGTCTCTTCGATGCTGACGAACTTCGCGGGCTTGGCCGGAGCCGGCGGCGTGATCGAAAGCGCTTCGACCGCAGCGCCGGATCCCGTTGCGGCCTCGAATGCCGTCGTGCGTACAGAGATCACTTTCTTGTCGGCGACGAGCTCGACGGTCGCGAGGACGTTGCCCGCGTTCATCGGGCGCACCATCGTTCCGTCGGCGTTGATCTCGGTGACGTCGCTCGCGATCGCCGCGTCCATCGCAGCGGCAAGTCTCGGCGCGATGTCGCGGCCCTTGCTGGTGGCAGCAAAAACGACGGTGTCGGCGCCGACCGCTTCGGCGACAGCCTTCAGCGTCAGCGCGGTCACGTCGGCGAGCGCATGCTCGACGGCGGGATTGTCGACCGTGACGACCTTGTCCGCCCCGAG encodes the following:
- a CDS encoding electron transfer flavoprotein subunit alpha/FixB family protein; its protein translation is MSNVLVYAEHAHGKLPKATAVAVTAAKKLASMGGGQAILAVLGSGIGEVAAQAANLGADKVVTVDNPAVEHALADVTALTLKAVAEAVGADTVVFAATSKGRDIAPRLAAAMDAAIASDVTEINADGTMVRPMNAGNVLATVELVADKKVISVRTTAFEAATGSGAAVEALSITPPAPAKPAKFVSIEETKSDRPVLTEATRVVSGGRGLKNGENFTTVLAPLCDALGAAMGASRAAVDAGYVPNDLQVGQTGKVVAPTLYVAVGISGAIQHLAGMKDSKVIVAINKDAEAPIFQVADYGLVADLFQAVPEMTEKVKGLAK
- a CDS encoding glycosyltransferase family 39 protein, which encodes MCLRSTENDQRPDARFRVGVLAAVALGAAVRLTCVFTDGRPFVGGDGFSYSVEALRLADGLGYTSGWGDVGQPIAHHPPAWVTLLGLVSALGGRSLRAHQLTTVVVGLALIAVAGAVGRRYAGNRSGILAAFAAALYPGFWVVEANVLSEPLGLVLIGIFMLLVANLRDDPTLHRCLGVGAVCGLLALVRSEQSALLAIVVAPVLFRVPGLAPSQRISWLVGAVLAFVTVISPWTIYNSRRFAQPVILSTNSGPALLAGNCPPWTYGGEFLGYFYNGMAFDGCGWGEAKGLDRSEQSPICIRAALHNMSAHLDRLPLVIAARLGRTVGVYRPTQTVQLTASWMGMGLSPIWAWVTSYLLLIPFALAGTVCLYRSNGFLLPLLGSVFVAFLVVSTFFGEPRMHTPSDLATVVLAAAGLNGLLRSRACDPPSP
- a CDS encoding metal ABC transporter permease; translation: MSKLVEMFQQDFMINVLAGTMIVAAICSYLGVFIVLRRAVFVGAALAQVSSLGVALALFLTGILESWHGMHAELPPQPIALALTVVAAVAMAAQRREGHLPRETLIGVSYAAASGLAILVVAVSTHAESEVLNLMFGNVLAIDSGEVFLLAMLGLSVAIVHAVFFKEFVFVSFDPDMATALGVNARLWNVVLFLTIGVTISLAIRAAGALVVFDFLVLPAATALVLGRSIRFAFATAIVVGVASSVAGISISYVADLPSGPTIVAVSTAVLLTVMAGRKLAT
- a CDS encoding metal ABC transporter ATP-binding protein, with protein sequence MNTLIEFRDVTLGYRRHVVLSGLSFAIDEGEFFGIVGANGSGKTTILRAMLGIISPTAGRIEFAGRQERMRFGYVPQKAHIDELFPFTAREIVLMGRYGLLPPGRRPTDEDRRIAEQQLEHVGIGALAGKRFRDMSGGQKQRTLFARALAAEAKVLLMDEPTEGMDLEGQHAILELIGRLRAESGVSVVYVTHRLNELADSAERLLLLHDGQVQVGPTEELLTPQVLYQMYGVHAAVEMVAGKRVIVL